In Streptomyces sp. SN-593, a single genomic region encodes these proteins:
- the hpnE gene encoding hydroxysqualene dehydroxylase HpnE has translation MTTTRSGPDAGPDTGPAGPGADPAARGRARRTAVVVGGGLAGVTAALALADAGVEVTLTEARPRLGGLAFSFKRGELTVDNGQHVFLRCCTAYQWFLDRIAARDLVTLQDRLDVPVLDADTGRTGRIGRVGLPVPLHLAPSLLRYPHLSVAERASVGRAALALRGLDLDDPALDRVDFASWLAARGQSARTVEALWDLVAVATLNATSAQSSLGLAAKVFKTGLLSAPGAADIGWAAVPLGDLHDGRARAALDAAGVRVLLRSRAAALTARPPGADDGSGGDPARDVAHAGWCVNVETGPGRGEQLNAGTVVLAVPQHEAHELLPAGALEEPEKLLRIGTAPILNVHVIYDRQVLQQPFLAAIGSPVQWVFDRTRSSGLTGGGQYVALSQSAVQDEIDLPVAELRRRYLPELERVLPAARGAAVRDFFVTRERTATFAPTPGVGALRPGPATRAPGLYLAGAWTATGWPATMEGAVRSGLHASRQALSALGLPCEPGVLEAA, from the coding sequence CGCGCTCGCCGACGCCGGGGTCGAGGTGACCTTGACCGAGGCCCGGCCGCGGCTGGGCGGCCTCGCCTTCTCCTTCAAGCGCGGCGAGTTGACCGTGGACAACGGCCAGCACGTCTTCCTGCGCTGCTGCACCGCCTACCAGTGGTTCCTGGACCGGATCGCGGCCCGCGACCTGGTGACCCTCCAGGACCGGCTGGACGTGCCGGTCCTGGACGCGGACACCGGCAGGACCGGACGGATCGGCCGGGTGGGGCTGCCGGTCCCGCTGCACCTGGCCCCGAGCCTGCTGCGCTACCCGCACCTGTCGGTGGCCGAGCGGGCGTCGGTCGGGCGCGCCGCGCTCGCGCTGCGCGGCCTGGACCTGGACGACCCGGCCCTGGACCGGGTCGACTTCGCCTCCTGGCTCGCCGCGCGCGGGCAGTCCGCGCGGACCGTCGAGGCGCTGTGGGACCTGGTGGCGGTGGCCACTTTGAACGCGACCTCGGCCCAGTCCTCGCTGGGCCTGGCCGCGAAGGTGTTCAAGACCGGGCTGCTGTCCGCGCCGGGCGCCGCCGACATCGGCTGGGCGGCGGTCCCGCTCGGCGACCTGCACGACGGCCGGGCCCGCGCGGCGCTGGACGCGGCCGGGGTGCGGGTACTCCTGCGGTCCCGCGCGGCCGCCCTGACGGCCCGTCCGCCGGGCGCGGACGACGGCTCCGGCGGCGACCCGGCACGTGACGTCGCCCACGCCGGGTGGTGCGTGAACGTGGAGACCGGGCCCGGCCGCGGCGAGCAACTCAACGCCGGCACGGTGGTGTTGGCGGTGCCGCAGCACGAGGCGCACGAACTGCTGCCGGCGGGTGCGCTGGAGGAGCCGGAAAAGCTCTTGCGGATCGGGACGGCGCCGATCCTCAATGTCCATGTGATCTACGACCGGCAGGTGCTCCAGCAGCCGTTCCTGGCGGCGATCGGCAGTCCGGTCCAGTGGGTCTTCGACCGCACCAGGAGCTCCGGGCTCACCGGCGGCGGCCAGTACGTGGCGCTGTCCCAGTCCGCCGTGCAGGACGAGATCGACCTGCCGGTGGCCGAGTTGCGCCGACGCTACCTGCCGGAGCTGGAGCGGGTGCTGCCCGCCGCCCGCGGCGCGGCCGTCCGCGACTTCTTCGTCACCCGTGAACGCACCGCGACCTTCGCGCCCACGCCGGGCGTGGGAGCCCTGCGCCCCGGGCCCGCCACCCGTGCCCCCGGCCTGTACCTGGCCGGCGCGTGGACCGCCACCGGCTGGCCCGCGACCATGGAGGGTGCGGTGCGCAGCGGCCTGCACGCCTCCCGACAAGCTTTGTCCGCCCTCGGACTGCCCTGTGAACCCGGCGTACTGGAGGCGGCATGA
- a CDS encoding polyprenyl synthetase family protein: MSAIGATRGENVTADSVIALLENGRILTTPVLRAAVARLAPPMDTVASYHFGWIDEAGRPADGDGGKAVRPALALLSAQAAGAPAETGVPGAVAVELVHNFSLLHDDLMDGDEQRRHRDTVWKVHGPAQAILVGDALFALANEILLEQGTADAGRATRRLTTATRKLIDGQAQDISFEHRERVTVDECLEMEGNKTGALLACASSIGAVLGGASESDADALEEYGYHLGLAFQAIDDLLGIWGDPATTGKQTWSDLRQRKKSLPVVAALAADGPAAERLGELLAADAKNSGLIETDAFSEEEFALRAALIEEAGGREWTSQEARRQYTTAIAALDKMDMPEEIRRKLVGLADFVVVREK, translated from the coding sequence ATGAGTGCAATTGGTGCGACAAGAGGAGAGAACGTGACCGCTGACAGCGTGATCGCGCTGCTGGAGAACGGCCGCATCCTGACCACCCCCGTGCTCCGCGCGGCCGTCGCACGGCTCGCCCCGCCGATGGACACCGTCGCCTCGTACCACTTCGGGTGGATCGACGAGGCCGGCCGGCCCGCGGACGGGGACGGCGGCAAGGCGGTGCGTCCCGCGCTGGCCCTGCTGTCCGCGCAGGCCGCGGGCGCGCCCGCGGAGACCGGCGTGCCCGGCGCGGTCGCGGTGGAGCTGGTGCACAACTTCTCGCTGCTGCACGACGACCTGATGGACGGCGACGAGCAGCGCCGGCACCGGGACACGGTGTGGAAGGTGCACGGACCGGCCCAGGCGATCCTGGTCGGCGACGCGCTCTTCGCGCTGGCCAACGAGATCCTGCTGGAGCAGGGCACCGCCGACGCCGGCCGGGCCACCCGCCGGCTGACCACCGCGACCCGCAAGCTGATCGACGGTCAGGCCCAGGACATCTCCTTCGAGCACCGCGAGCGGGTCACCGTGGACGAGTGCCTGGAGATGGAGGGCAACAAGACCGGCGCCCTGCTGGCCTGCGCCTCCTCCATCGGCGCGGTGCTCGGCGGAGCCTCGGAGTCCGACGCGGACGCGCTGGAGGAGTACGGCTACCACCTGGGGCTCGCGTTCCAGGCGATCGACGACCTGCTCGGCATCTGGGGCGACCCGGCCACCACCGGCAAGCAGACCTGGAGCGACCTGCGGCAGCGCAAGAAGTCGCTGCCGGTGGTCGCGGCGCTCGCCGCCGACGGCCCCGCGGCCGAGCGGCTGGGCGAACTCCTGGCGGCGGACGCGAAAAACTCCGGACTGATCGAAACTGATGCCTTCAGCGAGGAAGAGTTCGCCCTGCGGGCGGCGTTGATCGAGGAGGCAGGTGGTCGGGAGTGGACGTCCCAGGAGGCCCGGAGACAGTACACGACCGCCATTGCCGCACTGGACAAAATGGACATGCCGGAAGAAATCCGACGTAAGCTCGTGGGCCTGGCGGATTTTGTGGTGGTCCGCGAGAAGTAA
- the shc gene encoding squalene--hopene cyclase, with amino-acid sequence MTATTDGGPGTPTHRTPSASSASEPEPVPAGDTEAAAQRAVQRAADHLLARQHPDGWWKGDLETNVTMDAEDLLLREFLGIRDEQVTAASARWIRSQQREDGAWPTFHGGPGDLSATIEAYVALRLAGDDPAEAHMALAAKWSRGEGGVAASRVFTRIWLALFGWWDWDDLPEMPPEVIFLPKWMPLNIYSFGCWARQTIVPLTVVGAHRPVHPAPFGIDELHLDPGRPNPKQRRKSITSWDGVFQRLDQVLHAYRRFSPRMVRRSAMNACARWIIERQEADGCWGGIQPPAVYSVMALHLLGYDLDHPVVKAGLDSLDRFAVWPEDGVRMIEACQSPVWDTCLATIALADAGIGADHPALVKAADWMLGEQITRPGDWSVQRPRLAPGGWAFEFHNDNYPDVDDTAEVVLALRRIDHPDRARLDSAIDKAVRWNVGMQSRNGAWGAFDADNTSPFPNRLPFCDFGEVIDPPSADVTAHVVEMLAALGLEHDGHTRRGIDWLLGEQEDSGAWFGRWGVNYIYGTGSAVPALAAAGLGPDHPAIRRAVDWLHQVQNADGGWGEDLRSYSDQEWAGRGHSTASQTAWALMALLAAGERDTASVERGVRWLTDTQLEDGSWDEPYFTGTGFPRDFSINYHLYRMVFPLTALGRYARAEPFGAGHPAAPSGGSAVTAPSTGASGSGMSSTSTTIPSTGKGA; translated from the coding sequence ATGACAGCGACGACCGACGGCGGTCCAGGGACGCCAACCCACCGGACACCTTCGGCCAGTAGCGCCTCGGAGCCGGAGCCTGTTCCAGCCGGTGACACAGAGGCGGCGGCGCAGCGTGCCGTGCAGCGCGCCGCAGACCACCTCCTGGCACGGCAGCACCCTGACGGATGGTGGAAAGGCGACCTCGAGACAAACGTGACGATGGATGCCGAGGACCTGCTGCTGCGGGAGTTCCTCGGCATCCGTGACGAGCAGGTCACCGCGGCCTCGGCCCGCTGGATCCGCTCGCAGCAGCGCGAGGACGGCGCCTGGCCCACCTTCCACGGCGGGCCCGGCGACCTCTCGGCGACCATCGAGGCGTACGTCGCCCTGCGGTTGGCCGGGGACGACCCGGCCGAGGCGCACATGGCGCTGGCCGCGAAGTGGTCCCGCGGCGAGGGGGGCGTGGCCGCCAGCCGGGTCTTCACCCGGATCTGGCTCGCCCTGTTCGGCTGGTGGGACTGGGACGACCTGCCGGAGATGCCGCCCGAGGTCATCTTCCTGCCCAAGTGGATGCCGCTGAACATCTACTCGTTCGGCTGCTGGGCCCGGCAGACCATCGTGCCGCTGACCGTGGTCGGCGCCCACCGGCCGGTGCACCCCGCGCCGTTCGGCATCGACGAACTGCACCTCGACCCGGGCCGGCCGAACCCCAAGCAGCGCCGCAAGTCGATCACCAGTTGGGACGGCGTCTTCCAGCGCCTGGACCAGGTGCTGCACGCCTACCGCAGGTTCAGCCCCCGGATGGTGCGCCGCAGCGCGATGAACGCGTGCGCCCGCTGGATCATCGAGCGCCAGGAGGCCGACGGCTGCTGGGGCGGCATCCAACCGCCCGCGGTCTACTCGGTGATGGCCCTGCACCTGCTCGGGTACGACCTGGACCACCCGGTGGTCAAGGCCGGACTGGACTCGCTGGATCGTTTCGCCGTGTGGCCCGAGGACGGCGTGCGGATGATCGAGGCGTGCCAGTCCCCGGTCTGGGACACCTGCCTGGCGACCATCGCGCTCGCCGACGCCGGCATCGGCGCCGACCACCCGGCGCTGGTCAAGGCCGCGGACTGGATGCTCGGCGAGCAGATCACCCGCCCCGGCGACTGGTCCGTGCAGCGCCCCCGACTGGCGCCCGGCGGCTGGGCCTTCGAGTTCCACAACGACAACTACCCGGACGTGGACGACACGGCCGAGGTGGTGCTCGCGCTGCGCCGGATCGACCACCCCGACCGGGCCCGGCTCGACTCCGCGATCGACAAGGCGGTGCGCTGGAACGTCGGCATGCAGTCCAGGAACGGCGCCTGGGGCGCCTTCGACGCCGACAACACCAGCCCCTTCCCGAACCGGTTGCCGTTCTGCGACTTCGGCGAGGTGATCGACCCGCCGTCGGCCGACGTGACCGCACACGTGGTGGAGATGCTGGCCGCCCTCGGCCTGGAGCACGACGGGCACACCCGGCGCGGCATCGACTGGCTGCTGGGGGAACAGGAGGACAGCGGCGCCTGGTTCGGCCGCTGGGGGGTCAACTACATCTACGGCACCGGGTCGGCCGTCCCGGCGCTGGCCGCGGCGGGGCTCGGCCCGGACCACCCGGCGATCCGCCGGGCCGTCGACTGGCTCCACCAGGTGCAGAACGCCGACGGCGGCTGGGGCGAGGACCTCCGGTCCTACAGCGACCAGGAGTGGGCCGGCCGCGGGCACTCGACCGCGTCGCAGACCGCGTGGGCGCTGATGGCGCTGCTGGCGGCCGGCGAACGGGACACCGCGTCCGTCGAGCGCGGGGTGCGCTGGCTGACCGACACCCAGCTCGAGGACGGCTCGTGGGACGAGCCGTACTTCACCGGCACCGGCTTCCCGCGCGACTTCTCGATCAACTACCACCTGTACCGGATGGTCTTCCCGCTGACCGCGCTCGGCCGCTACGCCCGCGCCGAGCCCTTCGGCGCCGGCCACCCGGCGGCCCCGTCCGGCGGGTCCGCCGTGACCGCGCCGAGCACCGGCGCGTCCGGTTCCGGCATGTCCAGCACGTCCACCACCATCCCGAGCACCGGAAAGGGGGCCTAG
- a CDS encoding 1-hydroxy-2-methyl-2-butenyl 4-diphosphate reductase produces the protein MGPSRPPLTVVCALPIERFALRRGTARNTADFPVTVLRTGMGPKNAERVVAQALKDPALHGGSVLTTGFCAGLAPGMRPGDVVVSDDGHESARLAAALKAALADRGHTVHTGTLAESDHVVRGAERTALAATGAIAVDMESAAMRRAALAEGAHRIAAARVVVDTPEFELVRVGTLRTGIIAFRVLRDLVPAFLDWHRTTTLPWR, from the coding sequence GTGGGCCCTTCCCGACCCCCGCTGACGGTGGTCTGCGCCCTGCCGATCGAGCGCTTCGCGCTGCGCAGGGGCACCGCCAGGAACACCGCGGACTTCCCGGTCACCGTGCTGCGAACCGGCATGGGACCGAAGAACGCGGAGCGGGTCGTCGCCCAGGCCCTGAAGGACCCGGCGCTGCACGGAGGTTCCGTCCTGACCACCGGCTTCTGCGCGGGGCTCGCCCCCGGCATGCGGCCGGGAGACGTCGTCGTCTCCGACGACGGGCACGAGAGCGCGCGGCTTGCCGCCGCGCTCAAGGCCGCTCTCGCGGACCGGGGCCACACCGTGCACACCGGCACGTTGGCGGAGTCCGATCATGTCGTGCGGGGCGCCGAGCGCACCGCACTCGCGGCGACGGGTGCCATCGCCGTGGACATGGAGTCGGCCGCGATGCGCCGTGCCGCTCTCGCCGAGGGCGCGCACCGCATCGCGGCGGCCCGCGTCGTCGTCGACACGCCCGAGTTCGAACTCGTCCGTGTCGGAACGCTTCGCACCGGGATCATCGCATTCCGCGTGCTCAGAGATCTTGTTCCCGCCTTTCTCGATTGGCACCGCACTACCACGCTCCCCTGGAGGTGA
- the hpnH gene encoding adenosyl-hopene transferase HpnH has protein sequence MAMPLRQTVRVASYLFEQKMVRRREKFPLIVELEPLFACNLKCEGCGKIQHPAGVLKQRMPVAQAVGAVLESGAPMVSIAGGEPLMHPQIDEIVRQLVARKKFVFLCTNALLMRKKMDKFTPSPYFAFTVHIDGMRERHDESVAKEGTFDEAVAAIKEAKRRGFRVTTNSTFFNTDTPQTIIEVLNYLNDDLQVDEMMLSPAYAYEKAPDQEHFLGVEQTRELFRKAFGDGNRKKWRLNHSPLFLDFLEGKADFPCTAWAIPNYSLFGWQRPCYLMSDGYVPTYQKLLDETDWEKYGRGRDERCDNCMAHCGYEPTAVLATMGSLKESIRAARETVASNRAK, from the coding sequence ATGGCCATGCCGCTCCGTCAGACCGTCCGCGTCGCGTCGTACCTCTTCGAACAGAAAATGGTCCGGCGTCGCGAAAAGTTCCCGCTGATCGTCGAACTCGAACCGCTCTTCGCCTGCAACCTCAAATGTGAGGGCTGCGGCAAGATCCAGCACCCGGCCGGGGTGCTGAAGCAGCGCATGCCGGTTGCCCAGGCGGTCGGGGCGGTGCTGGAGTCGGGTGCGCCGATGGTCTCCATCGCGGGCGGCGAGCCGCTCATGCACCCCCAGATCGACGAGATCGTGCGCCAGCTCGTCGCTCGTAAGAAATTCGTATTCCTCTGCACGAACGCCCTGCTCATGCGCAAGAAGATGGACAAGTTCACACCTTCTCCTTACTTTGCTTTTACCGTGCACATTGACGGTATGCGGGAGCGGCACGACGAGTCGGTGGCCAAGGAGGGCACCTTCGACGAGGCGGTGGCGGCGATCAAGGAGGCCAAGCGCCGCGGCTTCCGGGTGACCACCAACTCCACCTTCTTCAACACCGACACCCCGCAGACGATCATCGAGGTGCTCAACTACCTCAACGACGACCTCCAGGTCGACGAGATGATGCTGTCGCCCGCGTACGCGTACGAGAAGGCCCCCGACCAGGAGCACTTCCTCGGTGTCGAGCAGACCCGCGAGCTGTTCCGCAAGGCGTTCGGCGACGGCAACCGCAAGAAGTGGCGGCTCAACCACAGCCCGCTCTTCCTGGACTTCCTGGAGGGCAAGGCGGACTTCCCCTGCACCGCCTGGGCGATCCCCAACTACTCTCTCTTCGGCTGGCAGCGCCCCTGCTACCTGATGAGCGACGGCTACGTGCCGACGTACCAGAAGCTCCTGGACGAGACCGACTGGGAGAAGTACGGCCGCGGGCGGGACGAGCGGTGCGACAACTGCATGGCGCACTGCGGCTACGAGCCCACGGCCGTGCTGGCCACCATGGGCTCGCTGAAGGAGTCCATCCGCGCCGCCCGGGAGACCGTCGCGTCCAACCGCGCGAAGTGA
- a CDS encoding aspartate aminotransferase family protein — translation MTSSDPTPEPGSPVPGGQPKGFDLGTLLAERGGERYDLHGKHLNHQLPRMLHTIGFDKFYERAEGAHFWDAEGNDYLDMLAGFGVMGVGRHHPVVRKALHDVLDAGLPDLTRFDCQPLPGLLAEKLLSYTPHLDRVFFGNSGTEAVETALKFARYATGKPRVLYCKHSFHGLTTGSLSVNGEEGFQDGFAPLLPDTEIEVGDLDALARELKRGDVAAMIVEPIQGHGVYIPPAGYLRSAQSLLRAHKALLICDEVQTGIGRTGTFYAYQQEEGVEPDLLTVAKTLSGGYVPVGATLGRDWIFKKVYSSMDRVLVHSASYGSNAQAMVAGLATLSVMEDEQLVENSRRMGDLLRTRLAALVDEYELLKDVRGRGLMVAVEFGRPKSLKLRGRWTMLQAARKGLFAQMVVVPLLQRHRILTQVSGDHIEVIKLIPPLVVDEADIDRFVNAFTDVMDDAHGGGGLMWDFGRTLVKQAVANR, via the coding sequence ATGACATCGTCCGACCCGACGCCCGAGCCGGGCAGCCCGGTTCCCGGTGGGCAGCCGAAGGGGTTCGACCTGGGCACCCTTCTCGCGGAGCGGGGCGGTGAGCGGTACGACCTGCACGGCAAGCACCTGAACCACCAGTTGCCGCGGATGCTGCACACCATCGGCTTCGACAAGTTCTACGAGCGGGCCGAGGGCGCGCACTTCTGGGACGCCGAGGGCAACGACTACCTGGACATGCTCGCCGGGTTCGGTGTGATGGGCGTCGGCCGCCACCACCCCGTGGTCCGCAAGGCGCTGCACGACGTGCTGGACGCCGGGCTGCCGGACCTGACCCGGTTCGACTGCCAGCCGCTGCCCGGGCTGCTCGCGGAGAAGCTGCTCTCCTACACCCCGCACCTGGACCGGGTGTTCTTCGGCAACAGCGGCACCGAGGCGGTGGAGACCGCGCTGAAGTTCGCCCGGTACGCCACCGGCAAGCCCCGGGTGCTGTACTGCAAGCACTCCTTCCACGGCCTGACCACCGGCTCGCTGTCGGTCAACGGCGAGGAGGGCTTCCAGGACGGCTTCGCCCCGCTGCTGCCCGACACCGAGATCGAGGTCGGCGACCTGGACGCGCTGGCGCGCGAGCTCAAGCGCGGCGACGTGGCGGCGATGATCGTGGAGCCGATCCAGGGGCACGGTGTGTACATCCCCCCGGCCGGGTACCTGCGGTCCGCCCAGTCGCTGCTGCGCGCCCACAAGGCCCTGCTGATCTGCGACGAGGTGCAGACCGGCATCGGCCGCACCGGGACCTTCTACGCCTACCAGCAGGAGGAGGGCGTCGAGCCCGACCTGCTGACGGTGGCGAAGACGCTCTCCGGGGGCTACGTCCCGGTGGGCGCGACGCTCGGCCGGGACTGGATCTTCAAGAAGGTCTACTCCTCCATGGACCGGGTGCTGGTGCACTCCGCCAGCTACGGTTCCAACGCGCAGGCGATGGTCGCGGGGCTGGCCACGCTCTCGGTGATGGAGGACGAGCAACTGGTCGAGAACTCCCGGCGGATGGGCGACCTGCTGCGCACCCGGCTGGCCGCGCTCGTCGACGAGTACGAACTGCTGAAGGACGTGCGCGGCCGCGGCCTGATGGTCGCGGTCGAGTTCGGCCGGCCCAAGTCGCTGAAGCTGCGCGGCCGCTGGACGATGCTCCAGGCCGCCCGCAAGGGCCTGTTCGCGCAGATGGTGGTGGTGCCGCTGCTCCAGCGGCACCGCATCCTCACCCAGGTCTCCGGGGACCACATCGAGGTGATCAAGCTGATCCCGCCGCTGGTGGTCGACGAGGCGGACATCGACCGCTTCGTGAACGCCTTCACCGACGTCATGGACGACGCGCACGGCGGGGGCGGTCTGATGTGGGACTTCGGCCGCACCCTGGTGAAGCAGGCGGTGGCCAACCGGTAG
- a CDS encoding tyrosine-protein phosphatase, with amino-acid sequence MTQDVRQPATTGPEPRLTGVRNFRDVGGLPTADGRRVRPGVLFRSGHLAHADEQDTDFLASLGLHTIFDFRNGDDIALEGPDVTLPGTRNINLPLSDPAQHAGFWHTVRDGDLAALHAALGDGRGARRMEASYRKLVLERTSEHGRMLALLAGTAADQDPAGGPAQGAAVPALLHCAAGKDRAGTSMAIILLALGVQRPAIEADYLESNARHRRYKVVRGDGSTGTAIDPEVRALLDPLFEARIEYLRAAFDTIDERWGSVDRYLEEGLCLGPAARTRLQDHLLTG; translated from the coding sequence GTGACGCAGGACGTACGGCAGCCCGCCACGACCGGTCCGGAACCCCGGCTGACCGGGGTACGCAACTTCCGCGACGTGGGCGGGCTGCCCACCGCCGACGGCCGGCGGGTGCGGCCGGGGGTGCTCTTCCGCAGCGGCCACCTCGCGCACGCCGACGAGCAGGACACGGACTTCCTCGCCTCACTCGGGCTGCACACGATCTTCGACTTCCGCAACGGCGACGACATCGCGCTGGAGGGCCCGGACGTCACGCTGCCGGGCACCCGCAACATCAACCTCCCGCTCAGCGATCCCGCGCAGCACGCCGGCTTCTGGCACACCGTCCGCGACGGCGACCTCGCGGCGCTGCACGCGGCGCTCGGCGACGGCCGGGGCGCGCGGCGGATGGAGGCGTCCTACCGCAAGCTCGTCCTGGAGCGCACCTCGGAGCACGGCCGGATGCTCGCCCTGCTCGCCGGGACGGCGGCCGACCAGGACCCGGCCGGGGGGCCCGCGCAGGGCGCGGCCGTCCCGGCGCTGCTGCACTGCGCCGCCGGCAAGGACCGGGCCGGTACCTCCATGGCGATCATCCTGCTGGCCCTGGGCGTGCAGCGGCCCGCGATCGAGGCGGACTACCTGGAGAGCAACGCCCGGCACCGCCGCTACAAGGTGGTGCGCGGCGACGGCAGCACCGGCACCGCGATCGACCCGGAGGTCCGCGCGCTGCTCGACCCGCTGTTCGAGGCCCGGATCGAGTACCTGCGGGCCGCGTTCGACACGATCGACGAGCGCTGGGGCTCGGTGGACCGCTACCTGGAGGAGGGCCTGTGCCTGGGCCCCGCGGCCCGCACCCGCCTCCAGGACCACCTGCTGACCGGTTGA
- a CDS encoding SGNH/GDSL hydrolase family protein, translating to MLAPAAAGFGSYAAVGDSFTEGVGDPGPGEAFVGWADRLAGLLAGRRAEGGPPGAFRYANLAVRGRLLDRIIDEQVPRAVTLAPDLVTFCAGGNDILRPGSDPDALAERFEGAVADLRAVVGTVLVCTGFDTRGVPVLGLLRGKIATYNAHIRAVADRYGCPVLDLWSLRSIHDRRAWSEDRLHLSSAGHARVALRAAQVLGIETPSDPDLPWPPEPLRLPAQVRKDNLHWAREYLVPWIGRRLRGESSGDDVLPKRPELLPLEPARLESCR from the coding sequence GTGCTCGCGCCCGCCGCGGCCGGGTTCGGGTCGTACGCGGCGGTCGGGGACAGCTTCACGGAGGGCGTCGGCGACCCCGGGCCCGGCGAGGCGTTCGTGGGGTGGGCGGACCGGCTGGCGGGGCTGCTCGCCGGCCGCCGGGCCGAGGGCGGCCCGCCCGGCGCCTTCCGCTACGCCAACCTCGCGGTGCGCGGCCGGCTGCTGGACCGGATCATCGACGAGCAGGTGCCCCGGGCGGTGACGCTCGCGCCCGACCTGGTCACCTTCTGTGCCGGCGGCAACGACATCCTGCGCCCGGGCAGCGACCCCGACGCGCTCGCCGAGCGGTTCGAGGGCGCGGTGGCGGACCTGCGCGCGGTGGTGGGCACGGTGCTGGTCTGCACCGGCTTCGACACCCGCGGGGTGCCCGTGCTGGGCCTGCTGCGCGGCAAGATCGCGACGTACAACGCGCACATCCGGGCGGTCGCCGACCGCTACGGCTGCCCGGTGCTGGACCTGTGGTCGCTGAGGTCCATCCACGACCGGCGGGCCTGGAGCGAGGACCGGCTGCACCTGTCCTCGGCCGGGCACGCGCGGGTGGCGCTGCGCGCCGCCCAGGTGCTCGGGATCGAGACGCCGTCCGACCCGGACCTGCCCTGGCCGCCCGAGCCGCTCCGGCTGCCCGCGCAGGTCCGGAAGGACAACCTCCACTGGGCCCGCGAGTACCTGGTGCCGTGGATCGGCCGCCGGCTGCGCGGGGAGTCCTCCGGCGACGACGTGCTGCCCAAGCGGCCGGAACTGCTGCCGCTGGAGCCCGCCCGACTGGAGTCCTGCCGCTGA
- a CDS encoding helix-turn-helix domain-containing protein, whose amino-acid sequence MVLGKRLQDLREKAGLSFEQAGRALDVTHATIRRMEKAEVGLKIPYVEKLLTTYGVTAPDEIGGFLALCREANRPGWWHNFRDVLPEWFSAFVSLEGEASVIRAYEPHYVPGLLQVPSYAQAVLRAGLPNATSEEIDRLVTLRVERQALLSRAEAPLLWVVMDETVLRRPIGGPKVMREQVGALMDAADLPNVRLQVIPFAAGPHPAMYGPFHIFRFQLKEIPDIAYTESLVGGAYFDDRDDVSTFLEALDRMCAQAAPAQSTKAILDGMRKEI is encoded by the coding sequence ATGGTGCTCGGCAAGCGACTCCAGGACCTCCGTGAGAAGGCCGGCCTCAGCTTCGAGCAGGCCGGGCGCGCCCTTGATGTGACACACGCCACGATCCGGCGGATGGAGAAGGCAGAAGTCGGGCTGAAGATCCCGTACGTCGAGAAGCTGCTCACCACGTACGGGGTCACCGCCCCCGACGAGATCGGCGGCTTCCTCGCGCTGTGCCGCGAGGCCAACCGGCCCGGTTGGTGGCACAACTTCCGCGACGTGCTGCCCGAGTGGTTCAGCGCCTTCGTCAGCCTCGAAGGCGAGGCGTCGGTCATCCGCGCCTACGAACCGCACTACGTCCCCGGACTGCTCCAGGTCCCCAGCTACGCCCAGGCCGTGCTGCGTGCCGGCCTGCCCAACGCCACATCCGAGGAGATCGACCGGCTGGTCACGCTGAGGGTGGAGCGGCAGGCGCTGCTCTCCCGCGCCGAGGCGCCGCTGCTGTGGGTCGTGATGGACGAGACGGTGCTGCGCCGGCCGATCGGCGGCCCGAAGGTGATGCGCGAGCAGGTGGGTGCCCTGATGGACGCCGCCGACCTGCCGAACGTGCGCCTCCAGGTGATCCCGTTCGCCGCGGGCCCGCACCCGGCCATGTACGGGCCGTTCCACATCTTCCGGTTCCAGCTCAAGGAGATCCCGGACATCGCCTACACCGAGAGTCTGGTGGGCGGCGCCTACTTCGACGACCGGGACGACGTGTCCACCTTCCTCGAGGCCCTCGACCGGATGTGCGCGCAGGCAGCGCCGGCACAGAGCACCAAAGCCATCCTCGATGGCATGCGCAAGGAGATCTGA
- a CDS encoding DUF397 domain-containing protein encodes MDRVTNDSIYNGMPAAELGADGWRKPWSGGNGGSCVEAKRLNDGRVALRQSTDPEGPALIYTNHEITSFIQGAKAGDADFLLG; translated from the coding sequence ATGGATCGCGTCACCAACGACAGCATCTACAACGGAATGCCCGCCGCGGAACTCGGCGCGGACGGCTGGCGGAAGCCCTGGAGCGGCGGCAACGGCGGCTCCTGCGTGGAGGCCAAGCGCCTCAACGACGGCCGGGTGGCGCTGCGCCAGTCCACCGACCCCGAGGGCCCCGCGCTCATCTACACCAACCACGAGATCACCTCGTTCATCCAGGGCGCCAAGGCCGGCGACGCGGACTTCCTGCTCGGATGA